A genomic segment from Astatotilapia calliptera unplaced genomic scaffold, fAstCal1.2 U_scaffold_4, whole genome shotgun sequence encodes:
- the LOC113018113 gene encoding heat shock 70 kDa protein 12A-like isoform X1: MDNSYIIAIDFGTAYSGYAFSLTKRDAEIEPRLKSWGKKTSLRTPKTPTCILFDEHEKFLSFGYEAQSAYFRTRGDEARKKFFFECFKMSLYDKKLNSDVTIEAANGRSMKALKVFTEALRYLKEDALKFISENAGGKQFIASDFTWVVTVPALWDPSAKQFMREAATQAGIVTAGKEDRLVIALEPEAASVWCKKLPADGFETENNSGVTFEQASGTQYIVVDCGGGTIDITVHEVLEGGALKELHKASGNDLGGQTVDKKFKEFLREIFSDSLWDEYEKKHPGEMQKMMYDISVLKENDDDDVDISCPFNLGAMAKEKQKMEKFFETLRGVSWNEGSIKISKEKVRSFFAESLNGITKSLREILKKGFTIEYILLVGGYAQSLILRQHITNQFSDQCKVLCPSHPQEAIMKGAVLFGRNPALVASRISAFTYGVSLSLRFDASKHRADKRYTNKEGEWCDGIFCVLVKENEEVGWDKTSEYSCTPVERDQTAITFAFYRTERKIQGLMYVDDWGVEKIGSIILESPVTARGMNREIKLQIKFGATEMTVTAIDVDSGSTVKTELDFMAKSMRSIRNHVAEVIS; encoded by the exons ATGGATAACTCATACATCATAGCGATAGACTTTGGCACTGCGTACAGTGGATATGCTTTCAGTCTGACAAAAAGAGACGCAGAAATTGAACCTCGTTTAAAGTCCTGGGGTAAAAAGACTTCACTGAGGACCCCAAAGACTCCGACCTGCATCCTTTTTGATGAACATGAAAAATTTCTCAGCTTTGGTTATGAAGCCCAGTCAGCTTATTTTAGAACACGAGGTGATGAAGCCAGAAAGAAATTCTTCTTTGAATGCTTCAAGATGTCCCTCTATGACAAA AAGCTTAACAGTGATGTGACAATTGAAGCTGCAAATGGACGGTCAATGAAGGCACTGAAGGTGTTCACAGAAGCTCTGAGATACCTGAAGGAGGACGCTCTGAAGTTCATCTCAGAAAATGCTGGTGGGAAGCAGTTCATAGCCTCTGACTTCACCTGGGTGGTGACTGTACCTGCCCTCTGGGATCCTTCAGCAAAACAGTTCATGAGAGAAGCTGCGACGCAG GCAGGAATTGTGACCGCAGGAAAGGAAGACAGACTTGTTATTGCACTGGAACCAGAAGCAGCCTCAGTCTGGTGTAAGAAGCTGCCAGCTGATGGttttgaaacagaaaataacagtgGAGTCACATTTGAACAGGCTTCAGGAACACAATACATTGTGGTGGACTGTGGAG GTGGAACCATTGACATCACTGTTCATGAAGTCCTGGAGGGAGGAGCCCTGAAAGAGCTGCACAAGGCCTCTGGAAATGATTTGGGAGGACAAACTGTGGATAAAAAATTCAAAGAGTTTCTCAGAGAAATCTTCAGTGATAGTTTGTGGgatgaatatgaaaaaaagcATCCAGGAGAGATGCAGAAGATGATGTATGATATCTCAGTTTTAAAAgagaatgatgatgatgatgtggacATCAGCTGCCCATTTAACCTGGGTGCaatggcaaaagaaaagcagaaaatggaaaagtttTTTGAAACGCTGAGAGGTGTTTCCTGGAATGAAGGATCCATCAAAATCTCAAAAGAGAAAGTACGATCTTTCTTTGCTGAGAGTCTGAATGGCATCACCAAGAGTCTCAGAGAAATCCTGAAGAAAGGTTTCACCATTGAGTACATTCTGTTAGTCGGAGGCTACGCTCAAAGCCTGATTCTGCGTCAGCATATTACCAATCAGTTTAGTGATCAGTGTAAAGTTCTGTGTCCTTCTCATCCTCAAGAAGCAATCATGAAGGGAGCTGTGCTGTTTGGAAGAAACCCAGCATTGGTGGCATCTCGAATAAGTGCCTTTACTTACGGGGTTTCTTTGTCTCTTAGGTTTGATGCATCCAAGCATAGAGCAGACAAGAGATACACAAACAAAGAGGGTGAGTGGTGTGATGGTATTTTCTGTGTACTGGTGAAGGAAAATGAGGAAGTGGGCTGGGATAAAACCAGTGAGTACAGCTGCACTCCAGTAGAAAGAGATCAGACAGCGATTACCTTTGCATTTTATCGCACAGAGAGAAAAATCCAAGGACTAATGTATGTGGATGACTGGGGAGTAGAGAAAATTGGTTCTATTATTCTTGAGTCACCTGTCACAGCACGCGGCATGAATCGTGAAATCAAACTACAAATCAAGTTTGGTGCCACAGAAATGACGGTCACAGCCATAGACGTAGATTCAGGTTCAACCGTTAAAACTGAGCTCGACTTCATGGCTAAATCAATGAGATCAATCAGAAACCACGTGGCAGAAGTGATTTCCTGA
- the LOC113018113 gene encoding heat shock 70 kDa protein 12A-like isoform X2 — protein sequence MKALKVFTEALRYLKEDALKFISENAGGKQFIASDFTWVVTVPALWDPSAKQFMREAATQAGIVTAGKEDRLVIALEPEAASVWCKKLPADGFETENNSGVTFEQASGTQYIVVDCGGGTIDITVHEVLEGGALKELHKASGNDLGGQTVDKKFKEFLREIFSDSLWDEYEKKHPGEMQKMMYDISVLKENDDDDVDISCPFNLGAMAKEKQKMEKFFETLRGVSWNEGSIKISKEKVRSFFAESLNGITKSLREILKKGFTIEYILLVGGYAQSLILRQHITNQFSDQCKVLCPSHPQEAIMKGAVLFGRNPALVASRISAFTYGVSLSLRFDASKHRADKRYTNKEGEWCDGIFCVLVKENEEVGWDKTSEYSCTPVERDQTAITFAFYRTERKIQGLMYVDDWGVEKIGSIILESPVTARGMNREIKLQIKFGATEMTVTAIDVDSGSTVKTELDFMAKSMRSIRNHVAEVIS from the exons ATGAAGGCACTGAAGGTGTTCACAGAAGCTCTGAGATACCTGAAGGAGGACGCTCTGAAGTTCATCTCAGAAAATGCTGGTGGGAAGCAGTTCATAGCCTCTGACTTCACCTGGGTGGTGACTGTACCTGCCCTCTGGGATCCTTCAGCAAAACAGTTCATGAGAGAAGCTGCGACGCAG GCAGGAATTGTGACCGCAGGAAAGGAAGACAGACTTGTTATTGCACTGGAACCAGAAGCAGCCTCAGTCTGGTGTAAGAAGCTGCCAGCTGATGGttttgaaacagaaaataacagtgGAGTCACATTTGAACAGGCTTCAGGAACACAATACATTGTGGTGGACTGTGGAG GTGGAACCATTGACATCACTGTTCATGAAGTCCTGGAGGGAGGAGCCCTGAAAGAGCTGCACAAGGCCTCTGGAAATGATTTGGGAGGACAAACTGTGGATAAAAAATTCAAAGAGTTTCTCAGAGAAATCTTCAGTGATAGTTTGTGGgatgaatatgaaaaaaagcATCCAGGAGAGATGCAGAAGATGATGTATGATATCTCAGTTTTAAAAgagaatgatgatgatgatgtggacATCAGCTGCCCATTTAACCTGGGTGCaatggcaaaagaaaagcagaaaatggaaaagtttTTTGAAACGCTGAGAGGTGTTTCCTGGAATGAAGGATCCATCAAAATCTCAAAAGAGAAAGTACGATCTTTCTTTGCTGAGAGTCTGAATGGCATCACCAAGAGTCTCAGAGAAATCCTGAAGAAAGGTTTCACCATTGAGTACATTCTGTTAGTCGGAGGCTACGCTCAAAGCCTGATTCTGCGTCAGCATATTACCAATCAGTTTAGTGATCAGTGTAAAGTTCTGTGTCCTTCTCATCCTCAAGAAGCAATCATGAAGGGAGCTGTGCTGTTTGGAAGAAACCCAGCATTGGTGGCATCTCGAATAAGTGCCTTTACTTACGGGGTTTCTTTGTCTCTTAGGTTTGATGCATCCAAGCATAGAGCAGACAAGAGATACACAAACAAAGAGGGTGAGTGGTGTGATGGTATTTTCTGTGTACTGGTGAAGGAAAATGAGGAAGTGGGCTGGGATAAAACCAGTGAGTACAGCTGCACTCCAGTAGAAAGAGATCAGACAGCGATTACCTTTGCATTTTATCGCACAGAGAGAAAAATCCAAGGACTAATGTATGTGGATGACTGGGGAGTAGAGAAAATTGGTTCTATTATTCTTGAGTCACCTGTCACAGCACGCGGCATGAATCGTGAAATCAAACTACAAATCAAGTTTGGTGCCACAGAAATGACGGTCACAGCCATAGACGTAGATTCAGGTTCAACCGTTAAAACTGAGCTCGACTTCATGGCTAAATCAATGAGATCAATCAGAAACCACGTGGCAGAAGTGATTTCCTGA